Below is a genomic region from Anoxybacillus flavithermus.
ATGTAGCTAATGGGTCGAGTCCGATATTCGAGGAAAGGAGCTTTGGTTCCATCACTTGTCGCTGTACGAGAACAACGACATATAGTACACCAAGACCGATTGCGAAATGAGTATTGCCGCTCATCGCAGCGTACACAATCCATGGAACAAATACTAATCCTGTTCCTAAATACGGTAAAACATCGACAATGCCGATAATAAGAGCGATCGTAATTGCGTATTCTACTCGCAACACAAGCAAGCCAACTAATACAATAAGTGTTGTAATAGAAATGAGTGTCGCCTGTGCTTTAAGAAAGCCAAATAGCGCCTTTTTTAATTCGGCAAACACTTTTGTCGTACTCGTCTGCACTTTGGTTGGTAACAATTTTTGAAACAATGCTTTTAGACGATACCAGTCTTTGCTTATAAAAAATGTGGCAAGCAACGAGAAAATAAAAATTGTTGCAAAATTAGGCAACCATCCAATAATTGAAGGAATATTTTGTAATATATTTTGGATAAATTGCCCGACCGTTGTAGCAATTTTTGTTCCCACGGATTGAATGTTTGCCATAATCGTATCTTGTTGAGATGTGTCTAAATTTTTAAAGAGTGTAGCTAGTTGGTTGTAGAGCGGAATGATTTGGCTTGCCACAAACTGCTCTATATAAATGACGAGCTTTTGAAAATGATTGGGAACAACTGTCGCTAAGTATTGTGTGCCAGTCACGATTTCGGCAACAAGAAGGGTAACAAGTCCAGCAACGAGTGCGAGCAAAAAAATTAAAACAACGATGACCGCCAACGCTCTTGGCATTTTCGCTTTCTTCTCTAATGCATCAACGACCGGGTTAATAAAGAAAGCAATCGCTAACGCAATTAAAAACGGATATGTTAACGTTGATACATAATATAAGCTCGCTAATCCGGCGATGATGACAAAGATGACAAATAAAAAGCGAAGGGAACGATATACGTAGTGAGTTGACATGTCCTCACCTCCCGTCTTTTGTCATTTACGACTATTATAATATACAATGCAAAGAAAGAAAAAGTTTCAAAGAAGGGGGGCATATTTCATGCAGCCATTTATTTTTCTGTTTATTCTTCTTGTCATTGGTATGATGGCGAAAAATCAATCTCTCATCATCGCTGTACTATTTTTACTTATTGTGAAAAGTATCGGATTAAGTTCTAAAGTACTTCCGTATTTAGAGCAAAAAGGAATCCAGCTTGGTGTGACAATCATCACGATTGCGGTATTAGTTCCGATTGCAACTGGAAAGATAGGTTTTAAGGAACTAACGGAGTCTGTTCGCTCAATTTATGCATGGATTGCAATGTTATCGGGTATTGCTGTTGCTTTGTTGGCAAAAGGAGGAGTGGCATTGCTTGCGAAAGATCCCCATGTAACGACTGCGCTCGTTCTTGGAACCATTTTAGCCGTATCTTTATTCAAAGGAGTAGCTGTCGGCCCGTTAATAGGCGCAGGTATTGCTTATGTAATCATGAAAATAGTAGATGTATTTTCATGATTGATTACTTTTTTATAATAATATTTTTGAATTATGATGTCTTTTAGTTCACAAAAGTCTGATAATTGTTTATAATAATAGTGGAGCATGTACGAAACGATCGTGTATATTCCCCTGCTCGCTTCGTGAAGCGGATAGGTGAATATATAACAAAATGTAAGCATTTTCTTTGCATTTTTATTCAGCCGTTTTGAGCAATCGCTCGACGACGCGTTTTAACATGGGAAAAGGGGAATAAAAGAAAAAAAAGGAGAGATGTAAGATGACAGTAACTCGCGGTCTCGAAGGGGTTGTAGCAACCACTTCCACAATTAGTTCAATCATCGATGATACGCTCACATATGTTGGGTATAATATCGATGACTTAGCAGAACATGCTACGTTTGAAGAGGTCGTCTATTTGCTTTGGCATCGCAAACTGCCGAACAAAGAAGAGCTAGAAACGTTAACAAAGCAGTTAGCGGAAAATGCCGATATTCCGCAACAAGTCATTGATCATTTTAAAATGTATCCGCTTGATCAAGTTCATCCAATGGCAGCGCTTCGTACAGCGATTTCATTTCTTGGCTTATACGATGAAGAAGCGGAAGCGATGAATCCGGAGGCGAACTATCGCAAAGCTATTCGTCTACAGGCGAAAGTATCGACAATTGTTGCTGCGTTTTCTCGCATTCGCAAAGGATTAGAACCTGTGCCACCGCGCAAAGATTTAAGTTTTGCGGCAAACTTTTTATATATGCTAACAGGTAAAGAACCAGATCCGATTGCTGAGGAAGCGTTTAATAAAGCGCTCGTGCTTCATGCGGATCACGAGTTGAATGCTTCGACGTTCACTGCGCGCGTCTGTGTTGCGACTTTATCAGATGTGTACTCAGGTATTACGGCAGCGATTGGAGCATTAAAAGGGCCGCTTCACGGCGGAGCAAATGAAGCGGTAATGAAAATGTTGACGGAAATCGGTACACTTGAAAATGTGGAAACATACGTTCACAACAAACTGAATAACAAAGAGAAAATTATGGGGTTCGGTCATCGCGTTTATCGCCAAGGTGACCCGCGTGCGAAACATTTGAAAAAAATGTCTGAGAAATTAACGAAGTTAACAGGAGAGCCACATTGGTATGATATGTCGGTGAAAATTGAAGAGATTGTTACATCGACAAAAGGTTTGCCACCAAATGTTGACTTCTACTCAGCTTCTGTTTACCATAGTTTAGGAATTGATCATGATTTATTTACACCAATTTTTGCGATTAGCCGCATGTCTGGATGGCTTGCGCACATTTTAGAGCAGTACGAAAACAACCGTCTCATTCGTCCTCGTGCCGAATATACAGGACCTACGAGACAAGTATACGTGCCGCTTGAAGAACGTGCATAACATGCGTAACAACGGTTGCTCAAGGTGAGAAACTCGCCTTTCTCACCTTTTTACACTACATGATTTGGAGGTCGTTATTGTGATGCAAGGTGAAAAAATTACGGTTACAAACGGGGTATTAAACGTTCCAAACTATCCGATTATTCCATTTATTGAAGGGGACGGGACAGGTCCAGATATTTGGGCAGCCGCATCTCGCGTATTAGAAGCGGCTGTGGAAAAAGCTTATAAAGGGGAGCGCAAAATCGTTTGGAAAGAAGTGCTTGCTGGGGAAAAAGCGTTTAAGTTGACTGGTGAATGGTTGCCACAAGAAACGCTTGATACGATTCGTGAATACATAATTGCCATTAAAGGACCGCTGACAACACCGGTAGGCGGTGGAATTCGTTCATTAAACGTTGCGCTTCGTCAAGAGCTCGATTTATTTGTGTGCTTACGCCCAGTTCGTTATTTTAAAGGAGTACCGTCTCCGGTAAAGCGTCCGGAAGATACAGACATGGTGATTTTCCGTGAAAATACGGAAGACATTTATGCGGGAATTGAGTATGCAAAAGGAACACCAGAAGTGAGAAAATTAATTGATTTCTTGCAAAATGAAATGGGTGTGCGTAAAATTCGCTTCCCTGAAACATCGGGAATCGGTATTAAACCAATTTCAGAAGAAGGTACGAAACGATTAGTGCGCGCAGCAATTAAATACGCCATTGAACATGGTCGCAAATCTGTCACGCTCGTTCATAAAGGAAACATTATGAAATATACAGAAGGTGCGTTCAAAAACTGGGGCTATGAATTAGCTGAGCAAGAATTCGGTGATCAAGTGTTTACTTGGGCTGAGTATGACCGCATCGTTGAAACGCACGGAAAAGAAGCTGCAAACCGCGCACAAGCAGAAGCAGAAGCAGCAGGAAAAATCATCGTGAAAGATGCGATTGCAGATATTTTCTTGCAACAAATTTTAACTCGTCCGCGCGAGTTCGATGTTGTTGCAACAATGAACTTAAACGGTGACTACATTTCTGATGCGTTGGCAGCACAAGTGGGTGGCATCGGTATTGCACCAGGCGCAAACATTAACTATGAAACAGGACATGCGATCTTTGAAGCAACGCACGGAACTGCACCAAAATATGCGGGATTGGATAAAGTAAATCCATCGTCGGTCATCTTATCTGGTGTCATGATGTTTGAACATCTTGGTTGGAATGAGGCGGCAAAACTGATCGTTGACTCTATGGAGAAGACGATTGCCTCAAAAGTCGTCACATATGACTTTGCTCGTTTGATGGAAGGCGCAACAGAAGTGAAATGTTCAGAATTCGCAGATGCTCTCATTCGAAACATGGGAGAATAAAATAAAAAAGGGGATGGAAGAACGTGGGTATGAAACGAAAAAAAATCTCAATTATCGGTGCTGGATTTACGGGAGCGACGACGGCGTTCATTTTAGCGCAAAAAGAGCTTGGAGACATCGTTCTCGTTGACATTCCACAATTAGAAAATCCGACAAAAGGAAAAGCGCTCGATATGCTTGAGTCAAGCCCTGTTCTTGGATTCGACGCTAACATTATTGGCACGTCGGATTATGCGGATACAGCTGATTCGGATGTTGTTGTTATCACTGCGGGCATTGCACGCAAACCAGGCATGAGCCGCGATGATTTAGTTACGACAAACCAAGGAATTATGAAGGCGGTCACGAAAGAAGTTGTCAAGTATTCGCCAAACTGCTTCATTATCGTATTAACGAATCCTGTTGATGCGATGACATATACGGTTTTTAAAGAATCTGGCTTTCCGAAAAACCGCGTCATCGGTCAATCTGGGGTATTAGATACCGCACGTTTCCGTACATTTGTTGCACAAGAGCTAAATTTATCCGTGAAAGATATTACAGGGTTTGTTTTAGGTGGTCATGGAGATGACATGGTGCCGCTTGTCCGCTATTCGTATGCAGGTGGCATTCCGCTTGAAACGTTAATTCCGAAGGAGCGCTTAGATGCCATCGTTGAACGCACGCGCAAAGGTGGCGGTGAAATCGTCAACTTGCTTGGAAACGGTAGTGCCTATTATGCGCCAGCTGCTTCTCTTGCTGAAATGGTTGAAGCGATCGTAAAAGACCAGCGCCGAGTTCTTCCAGCCATCGCTTATTTAGAAGGCGAATACGGATATGAAGGAATTTATTTAGGTGTGCCAACCATTTTAGGTGGCAATGGAATCGAAAAAGTCATCGAATTAGAGCTAACAGAAGAAGAGAAAGCGGCGTTAGCAAAATCTGTTGAGTCGGTGAAAAATGTGATGAAAGTGTTACAATAATAAAAAATTCGGGGTGACTCCCCGAATTTTTGTATATGGTCAAACAAAGGGGAGATGGGTATGCTGAGCAAAAAACGCAAACTTGGACGTTTAATTTCGGACATTTCCGTTGGTGAGAAGCTCGTCTTAACGGAAGCGATCGAAGATAAAGATTTATTGTTATACTTAGGGCTCACAAACGATGCCAATCCGCTCTATATTCAACATGACTACGCATCGCAAACGCCATGGAAACGTCCGATCGTACCAGCTATTATGTTAACAGGTATCATTACATCGGCTGTTTCAAAGTATTTACCGGGACCAGGAAGCCATATTGTTTCGCAAACGATTGAATTTAAACGACCAGTATATCATTATGAGCATGTTGAATTTTTATTTGAAGTGACATCTGTTGATGAAGAAAATAATGAAATTCATATTTCCGTTCAAGCGATCCGCGATGAAGAAGAAGTATTGGTTGGATCATTGCGTGTCGTTCCGCCATATCCGTTCGTTGAAGAGAAAGCGTTAGATAACTTTTAAAAAGGGGCTTTTGCCTCTTTTTTGTTTTTTTCTTTTCACATAACTCGTTATAATAAAAATGTAACAAATTTACGTTGTTGGAGGATGATTATGTCGAAACGTGTGTTAGTTGTCGATGACGAGCAGTCGATTGTTACGCTGTTAGAGTACAATTTAAAACAGGCAGGGTTTATTGTATTGACAGCTTATGATGGAGAAGAAGGACTGCATAAAGCGTTAGAGGAACGCCCTGATTTTATCATTCTCGATTTAATGTTACCGAAATTAGATGGGATTGAAGTATGTAAACAGCTGCGACAACAAAAAGTGATGACCCCTATTTTAATGTTAACGGCAAAAGACGATGAATTTGATAAAGTGCTTGGTCTTGAACTGGGTGCTGATGACTATATGACAAAGCCGTTCAGCCCACGTGAAGTTGTAGCGCGTGTGAAGGCGATTTTACGTCGCACAGTTATCCATGGACAAGAAGAAAAGCAAGAACATAGTGACGATTCGCTCGTTGTCGGACAACTAGAAATTTTCCCAGATCGTTATGAGGCCTATTTTGCACAAAAAAGATTAGAACTCACCCCGAAAGAATTTGAACTATTAGCATACTTAGCGAAATATAAAGGTCGTGTCTTGACGCGTGATCAATTATTAAGTGCGGTATGGAACTATGACTTTGCAGGCGATACGCGCATTGTCGATGTGCATATTAGCCATTTGCGTGACAAAATCGAACAAGATACACGCAAGCCTGTATATATAAAAACGATACGCGGCTTAGGATATAAGCTGGAGGAGCCGAAAGCGGATGAATAAATTTCGCTCTCGGCTATTGCTTGGGCTTATTTCTGTCATTTTGTCTGTTTTATTTGGCCTAGGTTTGTTATTAGGTCAACTGTTTCAAAAATTTTATGCAGACACGGTACATGACCGAATGGCGAAAGAGGCAAAACTTTTGGCTTTATATATGGAAAATAAATCGCTCCAGTCTGATATGTTTGGGCAACGATTGCGCGCAATTAGCGATATGCTGTCTGCTCGCATCACAATTGTTGATCGAGACGGAAAAGTTCTGTTGGATACGAATAACTACGTACTAATTGATAAAAAGCGTCATCAAAAGTTCATTCAAACGTTATTAAAAAAAGAAGATGAATCAGTTATATTTGAAGAAGAACAAGATTTATATTATTATGCTGTACCATTTTGGAAACACGATCAGCAGCTTGGGCATATTGTCATGAGTTTACCTATGGATGCGATTGAGCGGGTAGATGAACAAATTTGGCTGTTGCTTATGTTTAGTTTAAGTATTGCTTTTTTCATCATTCTTTTATTAGGTATGAAAATTACAAATCAATATACAAAGCCGATTGAAGCGGCAACAAAAGTAGCGATGGAGTTGGCGCGCGGCAATTATAAAGCGAGAACGTACGAAAGCAGAGAAGATGAAACCGGGATGCTCAGCCAGTCATTAAACATTTTGGCGCGAAATTTACAAGAGATGGTGCGTACACAAGAAATGCAACAAGACCGTTTGCGAGCCCTTATTGAAAATATAGGGAGCGGTTTAATTTTAATTGATCAACGTGGCTATATTTCATTAATGAACCGCGCATATAAAGAAATGTTCCGTATCGATCCGTCCGACTATGTTCATCGTTTATATTATGAGGCGTTTCCGTATAAAGAAGTGATTGCACTTGTAGAAGAAATATTTATGACAGAAGTAAATGTACGTAAACAAATGCTTCTTCCAGTCGACATTGAACGGAAACACTTTGAAGTGTACGGAACGCCAATTATTGGGACAAATGACGAATGGAAAGGAATTATCGTTGTATTCCATGATATTACTGAGCTTAAAAAACTTGAACAAATGCGCAAAGATTTTGTCGCCAATGTTTCTCACGAGTTAAAAACACCGATTACGTCCATTAAAGGTTTTGCAGAAACGTTGTTAGATGGAGCAATGCACGATGCTCAAACGCTTGAATACTTTTTAACCATTATTTTAAAAGAAAGTGAGCGTCTTCAACATTTAATTCAAGATTTGCTCGATTTGTCAAAAATCGAACAGCAAGGATTTACGTTAAATATATCCGTTGTTGACTTGCATGAAGTATTGAAGGAAGTCATCGTTATGCTTGAAGCGAAAGCAAACGATAAGCAAATTACATTGGAATATACATCGAATGCACCGGTTTGTTATATGTATGGCGATTTACACCGCTTAAAGCAAATTTTTATTAATTTAATTAATAACGCGATCGCTTATACGCCAGCAGGCGGGCGCGTAACGGTTTATGTGGAGAAAGATGAGAAAGAGCTACACGTTCATGTAAGCGACACAGGAATTGGAATTGAACAAAAAGAAATTCCACGTATTTTTGAACGATTTTATCGTGTAGATAAAGCACGAAGTCGCAACTCAGGTGGTACGGGTCTTGGATTAGCGATTGTG
It encodes:
- a CDS encoding sporulation integral membrane protein YtvI; the protein is MSTHYVYRSLRFLFVIFVIIAGLASLYYVSTLTYPFLIALAIAFFINPVVDALEKKAKMPRALAVIVVLIFLLALVAGLVTLLVAEIVTGTQYLATVVPNHFQKLVIYIEQFVASQIIPLYNQLATLFKNLDTSQQDTIMANIQSVGTKIATTVGQFIQNILQNIPSIIGWLPNFATIFIFSLLATFFISKDWYRLKALFQKLLPTKVQTSTTKVFAELKKALFGFLKAQATLISITTLIVLVGLLVLRVEYAITIALIIGIVDVLPYLGTGLVFVPWIVYAAMSGNTHFAIGLGVLYVVVLVQRQVMEPKLLSSNIGLDPLATLIALFVGFKLIGFLGLIVGPVLLVIGRTLHHAGVFQDIWNFIIGKKEA
- a CDS encoding citrate synthase (catalyzes the formation of citrate from acetyl-CoA and oxaloacetate), producing the protein MTVTRGLEGVVATTSTISSIIDDTLTYVGYNIDDLAEHATFEEVVYLLWHRKLPNKEELETLTKQLAENADIPQQVIDHFKMYPLDQVHPMAALRTAISFLGLYDEEAEAMNPEANYRKAIRLQAKVSTIVAAFSRIRKGLEPVPPRKDLSFAANFLYMLTGKEPDPIAEEAFNKALVLHADHELNASTFTARVCVATLSDVYSGITAAIGALKGPLHGGANEAVMKMLTEIGTLENVETYVHNKLNNKEKIMGFGHRVYRQGDPRAKHLKKMSEKLTKLTGEPHWYDMSVKIEEIVTSTKGLPPNVDFYSASVYHSLGIDHDLFTPIFAISRMSGWLAHILEQYENNRLIRPRAEYTGPTRQVYVPLEERA
- a CDS encoding isocitrate dehydrogenase (NADP(+)) — protein: MMQGEKITVTNGVLNVPNYPIIPFIEGDGTGPDIWAAASRVLEAAVEKAYKGERKIVWKEVLAGEKAFKLTGEWLPQETLDTIREYIIAIKGPLTTPVGGGIRSLNVALRQELDLFVCLRPVRYFKGVPSPVKRPEDTDMVIFRENTEDIYAGIEYAKGTPEVRKLIDFLQNEMGVRKIRFPETSGIGIKPISEEGTKRLVRAAIKYAIEHGRKSVTLVHKGNIMKYTEGAFKNWGYELAEQEFGDQVFTWAEYDRIVETHGKEAANRAQAEAEAAGKIIVKDAIADIFLQQILTRPREFDVVATMNLNGDYISDALAAQVGGIGIAPGANINYETGHAIFEATHGTAPKYAGLDKVNPSSVILSGVMMFEHLGWNEAAKLIVDSMEKTIASKVVTYDFARLMEGATEVKCSEFADALIRNMGE
- a CDS encoding malate dehydrogenase (Catalyzes the reversible oxidation of malate to oxaloacetate), which translates into the protein MGMKRKKISIIGAGFTGATTAFILAQKELGDIVLVDIPQLENPTKGKALDMLESSPVLGFDANIIGTSDYADTADSDVVVITAGIARKPGMSRDDLVTTNQGIMKAVTKEVVKYSPNCFIIVLTNPVDAMTYTVFKESGFPKNRVIGQSGVLDTARFRTFVAQELNLSVKDITGFVLGGHGDDMVPLVRYSYAGGIPLETLIPKERLDAIVERTRKGGGEIVNLLGNGSAYYAPAASLAEMVEAIVKDQRRVLPAIAYLEGEYGYEGIYLGVPTILGGNGIEKVIELELTEEEKAALAKSVESVKNVMKVLQ
- a CDS encoding enoyl-CoA hydratase, which translates into the protein MGMLSKKRKLGRLISDISVGEKLVLTEAIEDKDLLLYLGLTNDANPLYIQHDYASQTPWKRPIVPAIMLTGIITSAVSKYLPGPGSHIVSQTIEFKRPVYHYEHVEFLFEVTSVDEENNEIHISVQAIRDEEEVLVGSLRVVPPYPFVEEKALDNF
- a CDS encoding DNA-binding response regulator, which gives rise to MSKRVLVVDDEQSIVTLLEYNLKQAGFIVLTAYDGEEGLHKALEERPDFIILDLMLPKLDGIEVCKQLRQQKVMTPILMLTAKDDEFDKVLGLELGADDYMTKPFSPREVVARVKAILRRTVIHGQEEKQEHSDDSLVVGQLEIFPDRYEAYFAQKRLELTPKEFELLAYLAKYKGRVLTRDQLLSAVWNYDFAGDTRIVDVHISHLRDKIEQDTRKPVYIKTIRGLGYKLEEPKADE
- a CDS encoding PAS domain-containing sensor histidine kinase, with the protein product MNKFRSRLLLGLISVILSVLFGLGLLLGQLFQKFYADTVHDRMAKEAKLLALYMENKSLQSDMFGQRLRAISDMLSARITIVDRDGKVLLDTNNYVLIDKKRHQKFIQTLLKKEDESVIFEEEQDLYYYAVPFWKHDQQLGHIVMSLPMDAIERVDEQIWLLLMFSLSIAFFIILLLGMKITNQYTKPIEAATKVAMELARGNYKARTYESREDETGMLSQSLNILARNLQEMVRTQEMQQDRLRALIENIGSGLILIDQRGYISLMNRAYKEMFRIDPSDYVHRLYYEAFPYKEVIALVEEIFMTEVNVRKQMLLPVDIERKHFEVYGTPIIGTNDEWKGIIVVFHDITELKKLEQMRKDFVANVSHELKTPITSIKGFAETLLDGAMHDAQTLEYFLTIILKESERLQHLIQDLLDLSKIEQQGFTLNISVVDLHEVLKEVIVMLEAKANDKQITLEYTSNAPVCYMYGDLHRLKQIFINLINNAIAYTPAGGRVTVYVEKDEKELHVHVSDTGIGIEQKEIPRIFERFYRVDKARSRNSGGTGLGLAIVKHLVEAHHGTISVKSEVGIGTTFTVHFRADACADE